The following coding sequences lie in one Oscillatoria sp. FACHB-1406 genomic window:
- a CDS encoding helix-turn-helix domain-containing protein yields the protein MDKAYRYRFYPTTEQELLLRRTMGCVRLVYNKALAARTQSWYERHERIDYVQTS from the coding sequence ATGGATAAAGCCTATCGTTACCGTTTCTATCCGACCACCGAGCAAGAATTACTCTTGCGGCGGACAATGGGCTGTGTACGGCTCGTCTACAACAAGGCTTTGGCTGCTCGCACACAAAGCTGGTACGAACGACACGAGAGAATTGACTACGTTCAGACTTC